The nucleotide sequence GTTCGCCGTCTTGTTGATCGCCGTGGCCCTCACTCCCATTGGGCTGTCGCTGATTCGGAGCCGACCACGGCAACAGCGTTGGGCTGGATGGCTGTTATTGAGTCTGGTCGCCCTCGTGGTGGGGACATCGGGTGCCTTCGTCCCCGATCTGCTGCACGCTGTGAGGACGGGCGACCAACGGGAGTGTCTTCCCTGCTGTTCCCCCCACGGGGACAATAGCCCGGCGACCCGGCGGGGCGGCTTATACTCCTTCATCGGGACAAAAGTAAGAGCGTAAGTCGGCCTGACCCAGAGCCACCCACAGGAGGAAGACCGTGAAGCTTCACGAGTATCAGGGCAAGGAGCTGCTGCGCCGCTTCGGCGTCAACGTGCAGGACGGTAAGGTGGCGTACACGCCCGACGAGGTGCGCGACATCGCCCGCGAGTACGGGCAGCCGGTCGTCGTCAAGGCGCAGGTCCACGTCGGCGGGCGCGGCAAGGCGGGCGGCGTGAAGTTCAGCCCGAACCTCGACAAGGCCTTTGAGAACGGCCAGAACATCCTCGGCATGGACATCAAGGGCCTCACCGTCAAGAAGGTCCTCGTCACGAAGGCCGTGGACATCGACGCGGGCACCGAGTACTACGTCGGCATGATCGTGGACCGCAACGTGCAGAGCTACACGCTGATGGCCTCCGCTGAGGGCGGCATGGAGATTGAGGAGGTCGCCGCCGCCACCCCGGAAAAGATCATCAAGCACCGCGTCGATCCCGTCACCGGCCTGCGCCCCTACGAGGCGCGCGAGGTGGCGATCAAGGCGGGCTTCAAGGGCAACCTGAACAAGATCGCCGACATGATGGTGAAGATGAGCGAGGCCGCCCTGAAGATGGACGCCGTGCTCGTCGAGATCAACCCCCTCTTCGTGGACGAGAGCGGGACGCCTGTGGCGCTCGACACGAAGTTCGAGATCGACGACAACGCGATGTACCGCCACAAGGACCTCTCCGACTGGCGCGAGCTGGAGGCCGAGCATCCGCTGGAGATCGAGGCCAGCAAGTACGGCTTCGCCTACGTGAAGCTCGACGGCAACGTGGGCGTCCTCGGCAACGGGGCGGGCATCGTGATGACCTCGCTCGACGTGGTGAACCGCGCCGGGGCCAAGCCCGCCAACTTCCTCGACATCGGCGGCGGGGCGAAGGCCGACATCGTGTACAACGCGGTGAAGCTCGTCTCGAAGGACCGGGACGTGCAGGCCATCTTCATCAACATCTTCGGCGGCATCACCCGCGCGGACGAGGTGGCAAAAGGGGTCATCCAGGCGTTGCAGGACGGCATCCTCACCAAGCCCGTGCGGATGCGGATCGCGGGCACGGCGGAGGAGGAGGCCAAAGCCCTCCTGGCCGAGGTCAACAGCCCCCTGATCCAGATGTACCCTGACATGTTCCAGGCGGCGGAAGCGGCTTCCCAGGAGGCGAACAAGTAATGTTCACACTCGAGCCTTCCAGAACACGTGCCCCTGTGTTCTTTCAGGCTTGCGCGTGAATGTCTCCGCTCCTACTCGCTTCGCTCGCCGTTTCTCAGGAAGAAACGTGGAGGTTTTTTAATGGGCATCCTCGTCAACAGCAGCAGCCGCGTCATCGTCCAGGGCATCACCGGGCGCGAGGGGGCCAACCACGCCCGCGCCATGCGCGAGTTCGGCACGGCGGTCGTCGCGGGCGTCACCCCCGGTAAGGGCGGCCAGGACTTCGAGGGCTGGCCCGTGTACAACTCGGTGGCCGAGGCGCGGGCCGCCCACGAGGCCAACGTCTCCATCATCTTCGTGCCGCCCGCCGGGGCCGCCGACGCCGTGCTGGAGGCCGCCCACGCGGGCATCCCCCTGATCGTCCTGATCACCGAGGGCGTGCCCACCGTGGACATGATGCGCGCGGTGCAGGAGGTCAAGGCCCTCGACGCCAT is from Deinococcus sp. YIM 134068 and encodes:
- the sucC gene encoding ADP-forming succinate--CoA ligase subunit beta, whose translation is MKLHEYQGKELLRRFGVNVQDGKVAYTPDEVRDIAREYGQPVVVKAQVHVGGRGKAGGVKFSPNLDKAFENGQNILGMDIKGLTVKKVLVTKAVDIDAGTEYYVGMIVDRNVQSYTLMASAEGGMEIEEVAAATPEKIIKHRVDPVTGLRPYEAREVAIKAGFKGNLNKIADMMVKMSEAALKMDAVLVEINPLFVDESGTPVALDTKFEIDDNAMYRHKDLSDWRELEAEHPLEIEASKYGFAYVKLDGNVGVLGNGAGIVMTSLDVVNRAGAKPANFLDIGGGAKADIVYNAVKLVSKDRDVQAIFINIFGGITRADEVAKGVIQALQDGILTKPVRMRIAGTAEEEAKALLAEVNSPLIQMYPDMFQAAEAASQEANK